From one Vicingaceae bacterium genomic stretch:
- a CDS encoding putative MscS family protein, whose protein sequence is MNWLDRVFLGNTVEDYLWFAGWILLAFIIKRRLSNFIIFTCYKLLKKYTEEIPLSDFRNLLGKPIMDFILLIFVYLAFNHLSFPPSWDIEPESKLGIKNILHTIYGLVIGYVILRILMKAVDGLGLILMKRAEKTETKTDDQIIPFLVDLLKILVVVFVGLIILSTVFNINIGTLVAGIGIGGLALAMASKETLENMLGSLVIFLDKPFVVGDLITINGITGVVEKVGIRSTRIRTLEKSYLTIPNKKLVDSELDNLTLRTFRRVRFNVGVTYGTKAEQIKKIVEEIQKYIDDHPHTNQDGVVRFHEFGDSALLILVQYFIDTMDWNVYLQIREEINFKIMEIVEKNGSSFAFPSTSVYIEKMPSAFLKQ, encoded by the coding sequence ATGAATTGGTTAGATAGAGTTTTTTTAGGTAATACAGTTGAGGATTATTTATGGTTTGCCGGCTGGATTTTGTTGGCATTCATCATCAAACGCAGATTGTCAAATTTTATCATCTTTACTTGTTACAAGTTGTTGAAAAAATATACTGAAGAAATTCCGTTGAGTGATTTTCGGAATCTTCTTGGCAAACCTATCATGGATTTTATCTTGTTGATTTTTGTTTATCTTGCCTTTAATCATCTCTCATTTCCACCATCTTGGGATATTGAGCCCGAAAGCAAATTAGGCATAAAAAATATTCTTCATACCATTTACGGTTTGGTCATTGGTTATGTGATATTGAGAATTTTAATGAAAGCGGTCGACGGGTTGGGCTTGATTTTGATGAAACGTGCCGAAAAAACCGAAACCAAAACAGATGACCAAATTATCCCTTTTTTGGTGGATTTATTGAAAATTTTGGTAGTCGTTTTTGTCGGGTTAATTATTTTAAGTACGGTTTTTAATATAAATATAGGAACATTGGTGGCAGGAATCGGAATAGGCGGATTGGCTCTTGCCATGGCATCTAAAGAAACGTTGGAAAACATGCTTGGCTCGCTGGTTATATTTTTGGATAAACCATTTGTCGTGGGCGACTTGATCACTATCAATGGTATAACAGGGGTGGTAGAAAAAGTTGGTATCCGGAGCACGAGAATTAGAACACTTGAGAAAAGTTATTTAACTATTCCAAATAAAAAACTGGTCGATTCAGAATTGGATAATTTAACTTTACGGACTTTCAGAAGAGTAAGATTTAATGTTGGAGTTACTTATGGCACAAAAGCGGAGCAAATAAAAAAAATTGTTGAAGAGATTCAAAAATACATAGACGATCATCCTCACACCAATCAAGACGGCGTAGTGAGGTTTCATGAATTTGGAGACAGTGCACTTCTGATCCTTGTACAATATTTTATCGACACAATGGATTGGAATGTATATCTGCAAATAAGGGAAGAAATTAATTTTAAAATAATGGAAATTGTCGAAAAGAATGGAAGTTCTTTTGCTTTTCCTTCAACGTCGGTTTATATAGAAAAAATGCCATCGGCTTTCTTAAAACAATAA
- the folC gene encoding tetrahydrofolate synthase: MNTYKEVLDYLYSCLPMFQRVGAPAYKADLSLTVAWMDILGHPYRRFPVIHVGGTNGKGSVTHYLASVLQEAGYKTGLFTSPHLIDYRERIKIDGKWIDENYIIEFVKRYKKEVDTLKLSFFEWTTGLAFQYFADQQVDVAVIEVGMGGRLDSTNVVDPVVSIVTNVSFDHQQFLGDTLEKIAFEKAGIIKPSKPFLLSEDDANYSHVFKKIALEKKAPFYTASLWKNSFENQIPADILKDLPDFQRKNLLCVWATKEIIKDKFSIDLPEFVSGVRNVSTNTGFRGRFEKLSEKPLIFIDVAHNEAGIKELLQNIQKFPDKKVSIVFGVVKDKDVGKIAGLLPVEYTYYLCKPDVPRGLPVEELAKHFRGLGFRCFATPVEALKAAIEEADQKTLIVATGSFFVVSDILLALQNDLISPTQKGNVI; this comes from the coding sequence ATGAATACTTACAAAGAAGTATTGGATTATCTTTACTCATGTCTGCCGATGTTTCAAAGGGTAGGCGCCCCTGCATATAAAGCTGATCTGTCATTGACAGTGGCTTGGATGGATATTCTCGGCCATCCTTATAGAAGATTTCCTGTAATACACGTTGGAGGGACAAATGGAAAAGGTTCGGTGACGCATTATTTAGCGTCTGTGTTGCAAGAAGCCGGATACAAGACGGGATTATTTACCTCACCACACTTGATTGACTACAGAGAAAGAATCAAGATTGACGGAAAATGGATAGATGAAAATTATATAATCGAATTTGTTAAACGCTATAAAAAAGAAGTTGATACGCTTAAATTATCATTTTTTGAATGGACTACCGGTTTGGCATTTCAATATTTTGCCGATCAACAAGTGGATGTTGCAGTGATAGAGGTGGGAATGGGGGGAAGGTTAGATTCTACTAATGTAGTTGATCCGGTAGTTTCTATCGTCACGAATGTTTCTTTTGATCATCAGCAATTTTTGGGAGATACATTGGAGAAAATTGCTTTTGAAAAAGCAGGGATTATCAAACCATCGAAGCCATTTTTATTGAGTGAAGATGATGCAAATTACAGCCATGTTTTCAAAAAAATTGCATTAGAAAAAAAAGCCCCTTTTTATACAGCGAGTTTATGGAAGAATTCTTTCGAAAATCAAATCCCGGCAGACATTTTAAAAGATTTGCCGGATTTTCAACGAAAAAATTTACTTTGCGTTTGGGCAACAAAAGAAATTATCAAAGATAAATTTTCTATAGACCTGCCGGAATTTGTATCTGGTGTCAGGAATGTTTCAACCAACACAGGTTTCAGGGGCAGGTTTGAAAAATTGAGTGAAAAACCTTTGATATTTATAGATGTTGCTCATAATGAAGCCGGCATCAAAGAATTATTGCAAAACATTCAAAAATTTCCGGACAAGAAGGTGTCAATTGTATTTGGGGTTGTCAAAGATAAAGATGTTGGTAAGATAGCAGGGTTGCTTCCGGTTGAATATACCTATTACTTATGTAAACCTGATGTTCCAAGGGGATTGCCTGTTGAAGAGTTGGCAAAACATTTCCGGGGGTTGGGTTTTAGATGTTTTGCAACGCCTGTTGAAGCTCTTAAAGCAGCCATTGAAGAAGCTGATCAAAAGACACTTATTGTAGCCACAGGCAGCTTTTTTGTAGTTTCCGACATTTTGCTGGCGTTGCAAAACGACTTAATCTCTCCGACTCAAAAGGGAAATGTAATATAA
- a CDS encoding membrane protein: MLLFIYDGGILLIGIITMIVSMYVSWKLRSKFKEFSQMQLSQPLSGKEIAEAMLRDHNITDVKVISVEGELTDHYNPINKTINLSHDVYYGRNAAAAAVAAHETGHAIQHATAYSMLKLRSALVPLQNASAKILNIIVILSIFGGFLIYGTIPIDLVLYVIIATYGIMTLFAFVTLPVEFDASRRALVWIKQRGIVTSSEYSQAKEALTWAALTYVVAALGSLATLLYYISLLSRRD, encoded by the coding sequence ATGTTGTTGTTCATATATGACGGTGGAATATTGCTGATCGGCATCATCACCATGATTGTCAGCATGTATGTTAGTTGGAAGCTGCGCTCGAAATTCAAAGAATTTTCTCAAATGCAGCTTTCGCAACCTCTTTCAGGCAAAGAAATTGCCGAAGCGATGCTTCGCGACCACAATATTACCGATGTGAAAGTCATCAGTGTTGAAGGAGAATTAACCGATCATTACAACCCAATCAATAAAACGATCAATCTGAGCCATGATGTGTATTATGGACGTAATGCGGCGGCGGCGGCTGTTGCTGCCCACGAAACCGGTCATGCCATTCAGCATGCTACGGCCTACTCTATGTTGAAACTGCGCAGTGCCTTAGTGCCTCTTCAAAATGCAAGTGCCAAAATTTTAAATATCATTGTGATATTGAGTATTTTTGGAGGATTTCTTATTTACGGCACAATACCCATCGACTTGGTATTGTATGTCATTATTGCCACTTACGGCATTATGACCTTGTTTGCTTTTGTCACATTACCTGTAGAATTCGACGCCAGTAGAAGAGCTTTAGTGTGGATCAAACAAAGAGGCATTGTCACATCCTCTGAATACAGTCAGGCTAAAGAAGCCCTTACCTGGGCTGCTTTGACATATGTTGTGGCAGCATTGGGCTCATTGGCAACTTTGTTATATTACATTTCCCTTTTGAGTCGGAGAGATTAA
- a CDS encoding biopolymer transporter ExbB produces the protein MKLPVILQIQMTGDSLGAVAEVSRVETISVWELIMMGGWYIMIPMGLMSMFAVYIIIERMIAINKAQKEDPNFMMQIKDYILDGKIESALNLCKMNQSPVARMVEKGISRFGRPLNDIKTAIENTGKLEVAKLEKSLSWLATISGAAPMLGFLGTVLGMIKTFHDMYTAGNEVEIANLAGGIMQAMVTTATGLVIGIIAYVGYNVLVARVERVVYKLEARIMEFMDLLNEPVK, from the coding sequence ATGAAATTACCGGTGATCTTGCAAATTCAAATGACGGGAGATTCCTTAGGAGCAGTGGCTGAAGTATCTCGTGTGGAAACTATATCAGTATGGGAATTAATCATGATGGGTGGATGGTATATTATGATACCCATGGGATTGATGTCGATGTTTGCGGTGTATATCATCATTGAAAGAATGATAGCCATTAACAAAGCTCAAAAAGAAGATCCCAACTTTATGATGCAGATAAAAGATTATATTCTTGACGGAAAAATAGAATCGGCATTAAATCTCTGTAAAATGAATCAAAGTCCTGTTGCCAGAATGGTGGAGAAAGGCATATCCAGATTTGGCCGTCCCTTGAACGATATAAAGACAGCTATTGAAAATACGGGAAAATTGGAGGTTGCAAAACTGGAAAAATCCTTGTCCTGGCTGGCGACCATATCAGGAGCCGCTCCCATGTTGGGTTTCTTAGGGACAGTTTTAGGAATGATAAAAACATTTCATGACATGTATACGGCCGGTAACGAAGTGGAAATTGCCAACCTTGCCGGAGGCATTATGCAGGCCATGGTGACAACGGCCACAGGTTTGGTCATTGGTATCATTGCCTATGTGGGATACAATGTATTGGTGGCACGTGTCGAAAGAGTGGTGTACAAACTAGAAGCCCGTATTATGGAATTTATGGATTTATTGAACGAACCTGTCAAATAA
- a CDS encoding sodium:proton antiporter codes for MEILMIAVFVIGYLAIALEHPIKVDKAASALLTGVLCWTIYMLFAHEVVDISRLPQSFLTYVNELGRNFTKHELITYYVGEYQILHYLGEIASILFFLMGAMTIVELIDAYEGFSIITDRITTKNKVKLLWVTGFLTFFLSAILDNLTTSIVMVSLLKKLIADKKERMFFAGMVVIAANAGGAWSPIGDVTTTMLWIGGQITAANIIKTLILPSIVCLAIPLIYLSFTMKGNIQPVKNTESHKKPIKESHKKIIFSLGVGGLIFVPVFKTLTHLPPYMGMLFSLGILWVVSEILNHRADQSKHSAYKVIDVLKKIDTPSVLFFLGILSAITALESTGILHHLAVKLDEWIPNQNIVVLTIGLLSSIVDNVPLVAASMGMYDFPTDHVFWEFIAYAAGTGGSALIIGSAAGVAVMGIEKIDFIWYLKKMTLLALLGYFAGAIVYIYTHHWFIIESAQVMP; via the coding sequence ATGGAAATTTTAATGATTGCCGTTTTTGTTATTGGCTATCTTGCCATAGCCCTGGAACATCCTATCAAGGTAGATAAAGCAGCAAGTGCTTTGCTTACCGGAGTGTTGTGCTGGACTATCTACATGTTGTTTGCTCACGAAGTTGTTGACATAAGCCGGCTTCCACAATCTTTCCTGACCTATGTCAATGAGTTGGGGAGGAATTTCACAAAACACGAGTTAATTACATATTATGTGGGCGAATATCAAATTCTGCACTATTTGGGAGAGATTGCTTCCATATTGTTTTTCTTGATGGGAGCCATGACTATTGTCGAGTTAATTGACGCTTATGAGGGTTTTTCGATTATTACTGACAGAATAACAACTAAAAATAAAGTCAAATTGCTTTGGGTTACCGGTTTTTTGACGTTTTTTCTTTCTGCCATTTTGGATAATTTGACTACTTCCATTGTGATGGTTTCATTGTTGAAAAAATTAATTGCCGATAAAAAAGAAAGAATGTTTTTTGCCGGCATGGTGGTTATTGCCGCAAATGCGGGGGGGGCCTGGTCGCCCATAGGTGATGTTACCACAACCATGCTATGGATTGGCGGACAAATTACGGCTGCCAATATCATTAAAACGCTCATTCTTCCCAGTATCGTTTGTTTGGCTATTCCATTGATTTATTTATCCTTCACCATGAAGGGAAACATTCAACCGGTAAAAAATACCGAATCGCATAAAAAACCTATCAAAGAAAGCCACAAAAAAATTATATTCAGCTTGGGAGTAGGAGGATTGATATTCGTGCCGGTATTTAAAACACTTACACATTTGCCCCCATATATGGGTATGTTGTTTAGCTTGGGAATATTATGGGTTGTGTCGGAGATATTAAATCACCGGGCAGACCAATCCAAACATTCGGCTTATAAAGTTATTGATGTTTTAAAGAAAATTGATACTCCAAGCGTGTTGTTTTTCCTGGGAATACTTTCGGCAATCACCGCATTGGAATCTACAGGCATTTTACATCATCTTGCAGTAAAATTGGACGAATGGATCCCCAATCAAAACATTGTGGTATTGACAATAGGATTGTTGTCTTCTATAGTTGATAATGTTCCTTTGGTGGCTGCATCCATGGGAATGTATGATTTTCCTACCGATCATGTATTTTGGGAGTTTATAGCTTATGCTGCAGGTACGGGCGGAAGTGCACTGATTATTGGGTCAGCTGCAGGTGTGGCTGTGATGGGTATCGAGAAAATTGATTTTATTTGGTATCTAAAAAAAATGACCTTGCTGGCATTACTGGGCTATTTTGCCGGTGCCATTGTGTATATTTATACACACCATTGGTTTATTATTGAATCAGCGCAGGTGATGCCATGA
- a CDS encoding amino acid dehydrogenase: protein MVIDELKKFEAEEPEIIFEWHDRETGAEGWVVINSLRGGAAGGGTRMRKGLNKHEVVSLAKTMEIKFTVSGPQIGGAKSGINFDPADPRKNDVLQRWYKAIRPLLKNYYGTGGDLNVDEIHEVIPITASLNILHPQEGVINGHFDGLSGEDKRKMIGNLQSIVSKVIVDQRYSPDVQKKYTVADMVTGWGVSESVRIYLEKTGQTNEGKKVIVQGWGNVASAAAYYQSLLGAKIVGIIDREGGLINEKGFDHQDIRKLFLEKKGNRLHSNELLTFEEINRKIWDVEADIFLPCAASRIVSLEHLERLKKVGVKMIASGANVPFNDPEIFYGPTMQWADRNFTLIPDFIANCGMARTFAFCMQPIENFDDEAIFSDVSKTIEKAIDEVLTLNNKETLFSQTAFQIALQKLKNNQHELVR, encoded by the coding sequence ATGGTCATTGACGAACTGAAGAAATTTGAAGCCGAAGAGCCTGAAATAATATTTGAGTGGCATGACCGTGAAACCGGTGCCGAAGGTTGGGTGGTTATTAATTCATTGAGGGGTGGTGCAGCAGGTGGAGGCACAAGAATGAGAAAAGGACTGAATAAGCATGAGGTTGTTTCGCTTGCCAAAACGATGGAGATTAAATTTACTGTTTCGGGCCCACAAATAGGAGGGGCCAAATCCGGCATAAATTTCGATCCGGCCGACCCCAGAAAAAATGATGTATTGCAGCGTTGGTATAAAGCCATTCGCCCCCTTTTAAAAAATTATTACGGCACCGGGGGAGATTTGAATGTTGACGAAATACATGAGGTGATTCCTATCACAGCTTCTTTAAATATCTTACATCCGCAAGAAGGAGTTATCAATGGTCATTTTGACGGCTTATCCGGTGAGGATAAACGTAAAATGATCGGCAATTTGCAAAGTATAGTTTCCAAAGTTATTGTCGACCAACGGTATTCGCCGGATGTCCAAAAAAAATACACGGTTGCCGACATGGTAACCGGCTGGGGTGTTTCCGAATCTGTCAGAATTTATTTGGAAAAAACCGGTCAAACCAATGAAGGGAAGAAGGTGATTGTGCAAGGATGGGGCAACGTGGCATCGGCAGCCGCATATTATCAAAGTTTATTGGGAGCCAAAATAGTAGGTATCATTGACAGGGAAGGGGGGTTAATAAATGAAAAAGGGTTCGATCATCAAGACATAAGAAAGTTATTTCTCGAAAAAAAGGGCAATCGTCTGCATTCGAACGAACTTTTAACGTTTGAAGAAATAAATCGTAAGATTTGGGATGTAGAGGCCGATATTTTTTTACCTTGCGCAGCTTCAAGAATTGTGTCTTTGGAACATTTGGAAAGATTGAAAAAAGTCGGAGTGAAAATGATAGCATCAGGAGCTAATGTTCCTTTTAATGACCCGGAAATTTTTTATGGTCCTACCATGCAATGGGCCGACCGGAATTTTACTTTAATTCCGGACTTTATTGCCAATTGTGGAATGGCGCGTACATTTGCATTTTGCATGCAACCCATAGAAAATTTTGATGACGAAGCAATTTTTTCGGATGTAAGCAAAACCATTGAAAAAGCTATCGATGAAGTTTTGACTTTGAATAATAAAGAAACTTTGTTTTCACAAACAGCATTTCAAATCGCATTGCAAAAATTAAAAAACAATCAGCATGAATTGGTTAGATAG
- a CDS encoding anhydro-N-acetylmuramic acid kinase — protein sequence MFLNNLCKILLKTFFCEIKKTKFAIKMKKKFRCIGIMSGTSLDGLDLALCEFYSEHSGWSFKILASRTVEYEPHWRQFLQNSMTLTGKELIELDINYGRWIALQIDNFLHSEGFNANQIDVIGSHGHTVFHAPEKSISLQIGHGAVISAMTNIDVVTSFRSMDVAMGGQGAPLVPVGDKLLFGQYDACLNLGGFANISFDLDGKRIGFDICPVNIILNYIAVKNGYNFDKDGKLATDGEIIQDLFYELENLNFYSLDPPKSLSKEWLEKNVLPLVERYLIDYPTNDIMETIYRHIVSQIKKITCKYHLSSVMVTGGGIKNNYLRTLLQSVDNVEFIVPERQLVDFKEALVFAFLALLNKLNQPNVWSSVTGSICDHIAGAYFKAPKRALE from the coding sequence ATGTTTTTAAACAATTTGTGTAAAATTTTGCTTAAAACATTTTTCTGTGAAATAAAAAAAACAAAATTTGCCATAAAAATGAAAAAGAAATTCCGTTGCATAGGGATAATGTCCGGAACTTCGTTAGATGGGTTAGATCTGGCTCTGTGCGAATTTTACTCCGAACATTCAGGTTGGTCCTTTAAAATCCTTGCGTCCCGGACAGTAGAATACGAACCACACTGGAGACAATTTTTACAAAATTCGATGACTTTAACGGGTAAAGAATTGATAGAATTGGATATCAATTATGGAAGGTGGATAGCCCTTCAAATAGACAATTTTTTGCACAGCGAAGGTTTTAATGCCAACCAGATTGATGTGATCGGATCACATGGACATACTGTTTTTCACGCACCGGAAAAGAGCATTTCATTACAAATCGGACATGGAGCGGTAATCAGTGCCATGACCAACATAGATGTCGTTACAAGTTTCAGAAGTATGGATGTGGCAATGGGTGGACAAGGTGCGCCCTTGGTGCCCGTGGGTGATAAGTTATTGTTTGGACAATATGATGCATGCTTGAATCTTGGAGGGTTTGCCAACATTTCTTTTGATCTGGATGGAAAACGTATAGGATTTGATATTTGCCCGGTTAACATCATTCTAAATTACATAGCAGTAAAAAATGGTTATAATTTTGATAAGGATGGAAAGCTTGCTACTGATGGAGAAATAATACAAGATTTATTTTACGAACTTGAAAATCTGAATTTTTATTCTTTAGATCCGCCCAAATCCCTTTCCAAAGAATGGTTGGAAAAAAATGTTTTGCCTTTAGTGGAAAGATATTTAATTGATTATCCAACGAATGATATTATGGAAACAATCTACAGGCACATTGTTTCACAAATAAAAAAAATTACTTGCAAATATCACCTGTCAAGTGTGATGGTGACCGGAGGCGGTATAAAAAATAATTATTTAAGGACTTTGTTGCAATCGGTCGACAATGTGGAATTTATTGTTCCGGAAAGACAATTGGTTGATTTTAAAGAAGCTTTGGTTTTTGCCTTTCTGGCATTGTTAAATAAGTTGAATCAACCAAACGTTTGGTCAAGCGTTACCGGGTCAATTTGTGATCATATAGCAGGTGCATATTTTAAGGCACCCAAAAGAGCACTTGAATAA
- a CDS encoding biopolymer transporter ExbD — MSLRTQSKIKAEFSMASMTDIVFLLLIFFIVISTLITPYGLNVVLPKSKQKTNNPKTVTIVITADGKFFLNGKEFPIETLEEQLKPIMAQKENPGIVLKADEMVPHGFVVKIMDIAARNKYKLVIATSPK; from the coding sequence ATGAGCTTAAGAACGCAATCAAAAATAAAAGCGGAATTCAGCATGGCATCCATGACTGATATTGTGTTTCTTTTATTGATATTTTTTATAGTGATTTCTACCTTGATTACACCATACGGATTAAACGTTGTTTTACCTAAAAGCAAGCAAAAAACCAATAATCCTAAAACAGTCACTATTGTCATAACTGCAGACGGCAAATTCTTTTTGAATGGTAAAGAATTTCCGATTGAAACTTTGGAAGAGCAGCTTAAACCAATCATGGCGCAAAAAGAAAATCCCGGTATAGTTTTAAAGGCCGACGAAATGGTCCCTCATGGTTTTGTCGTGAAAATTATGGATATAGCGGCAAGAAACAAATATAAACTCGTCATTGCCACAAGTCCAAAATAA